From Bacteroidota bacterium:
CTGTTATTATGTTTACCCACCTGAAAATCATACTGATGTAAGTTACTGATTTACAGTGAATTTACCCAACCAAACCTTTATTCTTTTGAAAATTAAGCCCAGAAATATCTTTATTATGTTATGATTCATTATTTTTGATTTTTAATAAAATTTAGAGATGAAAGAAAATTTGATTCTTAACAACGAAGAGATTAAGCACAAAATAAAAAGAATAGCTTATCAGATTTATGAAGCAAATACTAATGAAACTACTATTTACTTAGCCGGTATTTCGAGTAATGGTTTCATTATGACTAATAAAATTGCTGAACAAATTAGAGATATTTCTAAGCTTGAAGTAATCACAGTCGAAGTTTTCGTTAATAAGAAGGATATTTTGGCACCGGTTAAAACTTCTATCCCCCTCGAAGAGCTCAAAGATAAATCTATAGTATTGATCGACGATGTATTAAACTCCGGAGGTGTATTGATTTATGGAATGAGACATTTTCTTAGTGTTCCTCTTAAGAAATTCCTGACGGCCGTACTGGTAAACAGAAATCACAAAAAATACCCTATAAAAGCAGATTTTAAAGGTATCTCTCTATCAACCTCCCTTCACGAAAGAATAGAAGTAATATTCGAAGATGGTAAAGATAGAGCTTATTTATCTTAATTTTTTTAAAAATAAAATGAATAGAAGGTCTGTATTTTTCAAGTAAAATACAGACCTTCTATCATAATAATTGGATATCATTTCTAGTGCAAGTCATGATTAGCCAAAACTATTTGCTCTAATTCATCAACTATCTGTTCAATAGTTTTTTTATCCGTAATCACCGAAGATTTGGCCATTTTATAATATTCTCTTCTTTTCCCCAGATGCTTAAGTATAAACTCGTAAAGCTCTACATCAGATAAATCTTTTATTATCGGACGCTTACTACGGGCATTTTTCAAATATTCATATAGAGTATCAACAGAGGCATTGAGATATATCGACTTTGAATATCTGTTTATCAACTCCATGTTATTATTGTATACCGGTGTCCCCCCCCCTAAAGACAATAAGATATTACCATCAGATTTTATAAGCTTATTCAATGACTCGGATTCATACTCTCTAAACCATTTTTCTCCCTTTGCTTGAAAAATTTCCGCAATAGACATCTTCAACTCATCTACAATATAATCATCGAGATCTACAAAACTATATCCTAATTTCTCGGCAAGTAAGCTACCGTAGGTAGACTTACCACTTCCCATATATCCAAGTAACGTAATAACTGCCATAAAATCTATATTCAATTTCAGTGGTCGAAGTTAACCAATAATAAACTTATACAAAAAAAGTTGAAAAAAATTGAAGCTTAAAATTTATGGCGTTTTTTC
This genomic window contains:
- a CDS encoding phosphoribosyltransferase family protein — its product is MKENLILNNEEIKHKIKRIAYQIYEANTNETTIYLAGISSNGFIMTNKIAEQIRDISKLEVITVEVFVNKKDILAPVKTSIPLEELKDKSIVLIDDVLNSGGVLIYGMRHFLSVPLKKFLTAVLVNRNHKKYPIKADFKGISLSTSLHERIEVIFEDGKDRAYLS
- a CDS encoding shikimate kinase; the protein is MAVITLLGYMGSGKSTYGSLLAEKLGYSFVDLDDYIVDELKMSIAEIFQAKGEKWFREYESESLNKLIKSDGNILLSLGGGTPVYNNNMELINRYSKSIYLNASVDTLYEYLKNARSKRPIIKDLSDVELYEFILKHLGKRREYYKMAKSSVITDKKTIEQIVDELEQIVLANHDLH